In Arthrobacter sp. CJ23, the genomic window AGGACCACAAACCCGTTGTCGGCAAAGCGGGAGGCATACGCAGCGAGTCCGTGGGCGCGCGTGCCGGCATAGCCGTGGGCCATGGTGATGGCGGGATGCGGCCCTGGCCCATCCGGGAGGTAGAGCCAAGCGCGAAGCTTGATGCCACCCTCGGCCATAAATTCAACTTCCAGTCGTTCTGCCATGAGTCTCTCTTTTCTCTCCAGCGCTCGTGGCCGGGTAGGTGTGAAACCGCGGGAGCCACGCCGCGCGCCGCGGGGAATCTTGGAACGAATCAGTTGCGTGGTGGTTGAAGGGCCTGTGGCCCGGTTTCAGCGGGAAGCTTCGGCCTTACGGATGCAAGATATGAAATAAGCGTACACGTTTAGACTATGTCTCGCAACGATTTTTAGGCGTATGCTCCTTTCATGGCCCCAGGCCGACCCCATTCCCAGATTTCTTCACCTATGCACGGCGAAAGGCAAAACGATGGCAGGCAGTTTCATCTATGACGGGATCCGCACCCCCTTCGGAAAATTCGGGAAGTCATTGGCGGGCATCCGCCCCGACGATCTGGCCTCCCATGTCATCCGGGAGGTAGTCGACAGGCAGCCGGGGCTGGAAGCGCACAGGATTGATGAGGTGATTCTGGGCAACGCCAACGGTGCAGGAGAAGACAACCGCAATGTGGCGCGAATGTCTGCGCTGCTCGCCGGGCTTCCGACGTCGGTGCCTGGCGTTACGGTCAATCGGCTGTGCGGTTCCGGCCTCGAGGCTGCCATCCAGGCGAGCCGTGCTGTGGAAATTGGAGATGCCGATCTGGTGGTCGCTGGCGGCGTCGAATCCATGAGCAGGGCGCCCTGGATCCTCGCAAAACCCGAGCGGGCCTTTCCTGCCGGCCCAGAAACTCTCCACAGTTCAACGCTGGGCTGGCGCATGGTTAACCCCAGGATGAACCAGGCCTGGACGATCTCCAATGGCGAAACGGCAGAAAACCTCGCCGACAAGTTCGACATCTCAAGGACAGAGCAAGACCAGTTTGCCGTTCGCAGCCACCGGCTGGCCGCGAAGGCCTGGTCCGAAGGCATCTACGACGACGAGGTGGTGCCCCATCCGGATTCACAGCTCCTCACCGACGAGGGTGTCCGGCCCACCACCTCGGGGGAGGCCTTGGCGGGTCTGGCTCCGGCATTCCGTGACGGGGGTTCAGTCACTGCAGGCAATTCATCTCCGCTCAATGACGGGGCAGCAGCCATGCTTATCGGCCGGGAGGGCGCCCTGGAAACGGAACCCCTGGCACGCATCGTTTCACGCGGGGTGGCCGGCAATGATCCAGACATCTTCGGCATTGCGCCCGTGGAGGCGGCCAACCAGGCCCTGGCCCGGGCAGGGAAGACCTGGGCCGACGTGGATGTTGTGGAGCTCAATGAAGCCTTCGCGGCACAAAGCCTGGCATGCCTGCGGCTTTGGCCCGACCTGGATCCGGAGAAGGTGAACATTCACGGCGGCGCGCTGGCCCTTGGTCACCCCTTGGGTGCGTCCGGCTCCCGCATCCTGATCCACCTGGCACGGGAGCTGAAACGCCGCGGCGGAGGAGTCGGAGTTGCCGCCATTTGCATCGGAGTGGGACAAGGCCTCGCTGTTGTGCTGGAGCGCTAGTTGCGTCCCTGATCCGGGGCGTGACCGCCATCTTGAGGCATTTTCAAATTCTGGATCAATACTCTTGAATGAAATAGGTAAACTAGGTACGCTTACTTCAGTTGCTGATTCTACAAAGCTCTAACACTTCCTCCACCGCAGGCCGCGCCGATGCAGCCTCAGGTCGCGTTTCCTCTTGGGAACGCCAACATACACACTGACAGGGAAAGACACAGGCCCTCCATGATCATCAATAGCGCGGACCTCGACGCCACAGACTCCTACAAACTCCTCATCGGAAGCATCATTCCCCGGGCGATCGCTTGGGTGAGCACCATCTCTCCGGAAGGTGTGGCCAACCTTGCGCCCATTTCCTTCTTCACGGCGGTGGGACGAAAGCCGCCAATGGTGTCCATCTCGCTGCAGCCACGCTCAGACGGCAAGACCCTCAAGGACACGTTCGTCAACATCCGCGAAACGGGGAACTTCGTGGTTAACGTGGCCACGCTTCCACAGGCTCACGCCCTGCACTCCTCCGCCTTCGAATTCCCGTCTGGCGTCGACGAGTTTGAGGCAGTGGGGCTCGAAAAAGAGGCCTCGCAGGCCGTGACAGCACCCAGGATCAAAGACGCCCCTATCGCGATGGAATGCATCGTTAACCGCATCATTCCCGTGGGCGACATGAACGATCACGTCGTCTGGGGCGAAGTGGTCCGCTTCCACGTCAAGGACGAGCTGTACCTGGAACGGGGAAGGATTGACACTGCGGCGGTCGCGGCTGTGGGCCGGCTGGCGGCTGAATACACCCTGGTGGAAAACGTGTTCACCACACCCCTTGAGGACGAGCTCCTCAAGTCCAAACACAAACAGCGCATGGCACGCCTGGACGGTCAGCCGGATGACTGGTCGCCAATTAACACTGCAGCCTGGTCGCCGTCCGGTTCCACCCTCACCAAGGAGCAGTAAGTGACTACCGTAATTGAGCAGTTGCAGGAGCAGGATCCCTCCCTGACAACCACGGGCAGCGGCGATGTGGCCGTGCTCTTCATCCACGGTTTCCTGGATGACCAGAGTGTCTGGGACGACGTCGTCTCCGAACTCGCCGCCGCGGACGCCCAACTGCTGAGGCTGGACCTGGCAGGGATGGGGGACCGGAGCGGGGATGAGGGCCCCTATAGTCTGCAGCGGTATGCCGACGACGTCGCCCGCGTCGTGGCTGGGCTGGACAAGCCCGTAGTACTCGTCGCGCAAAGCATGGGGACGCTCGTGGCCGAGCTCGTGGGTGTCCGCCACCCGGACAAGGTGCTGGGCGCAGTATTCGTTACGCCCGTTCCCTTGGCAGGGACGCACCTTCCCGAGGAAGCTGTCAGCTCCTTCCGGAAGCTCGGTGGGGACGTAGAAGCACAGCGCGGGGTTCGGATGTACCTGGGCGGCGGGCTGGACGAATTCGGCTTGGACAAGCTCACCTATATAGGCAGCCGCATCCGCCCGGAAGTGGTGACCCACCTCGTTGACTGCTGGAACGAGGGGATCCCGGACGCCCCGGAGAAGAGTGAATTTAGCTCACCTGTATTAATTATCCGCGGTGAAGCCGACGGTTTCGCCACCGCTGAACTGGTATCTTCAGCGGTCGCCCCACGATTCCAGCACGTGAAGGAGGAAGTACTCAGCGGGGCGGGCCACTGGCCCCACGTCCAGCAGCCCCAGAACGTGGCCGGACTCATCGGCCGGTTCCTGCAAGAAATTTCTGAAGGATCTGCCGCTGCACCCGGCGGGGCCGGCGCTCAAGGCTGGATCAACGCCTTTGCCAGCAAGTCCGCGGACGACTTTGGCGAGGCCTTCCACCGCGACGTTGTCCTTGAGGCTTCTGTCATTCGGTCTCCAATCACCGGCCGGGAGAACGTCAAAACGGTGATGAGCGCAGCCAGCTCCATTTACGAGTCCCTCGAGTTTACGCAGCAAACCATTAATGGTCAGCGCACCTATCTTGAGTGGCAGGCGACGGCGTTCGGCGGCCTCAAGCTCTACGGAGTCACCATCCTCACCAAGGACGAGAACGGTCAGATAGTCTCAGCCGCCATCCACCACCGCCCTCTTGACGCAGCGCTCCGCTTCTCGGCTGAACTCGGTAAACGGATCGGGAAGGCCGTAGGTGAATCCCGTTTCTACTCCGCCGACTGAATCGTGCAGCACTCAGCAGGTTAGCCGTACCACTTCAACGAAAGGGCCTAAGCCAATGACCCACCTGACTTTCACTGTCCAGGATCAGATTGCCACCATCGTCCTGGACAATCCGCCCCAGAACCGAATCGACCTTCAGATGGCGGATGAACTTTCCGAAGCTATAACCGCCATCGGCAGCAGTGACGCCCGTGTGGTCATCGTTCGGTCTGAAGGGGCGGACTTCAGCTTCGGAGGTGACATCATGACGTGGCCGGGCGCCGAAACGCGGGAACTGCGTGCCTTGTTTGAGCGCTACATGTCAGTCTTCAACCAGCTCGAATTGCTGCCGATGCCGGTCATCGCCGAAGTTCAAGGTCTTTGCTTCGGAGGTGGATTTGAACTCGCTCTCCGTGCCGACCTCATCTTTGCCGCAGAGTCAGCGGAGTTCGGGCATCCAGAGCAGACTCTTGGCATCGTTACCCTCCTGGGCGGCATCTATCGGGTGGCAGAGAGGGCGGGCAAGGCGCGGGCAGCAGAATGGGCCATGACCTCGGAAAAAGTGCCGGCGTCGGAAATGAGCCGCGCCGGAGTAGTGAACCGCGTCGTTTCCGAGGACAAGCTCCGGGAGGAAGTCTTGGCGTTTGCGCAGCGAATCGCTACCGGTGCCACGCGGGCGTACGCCGCGCACAAGGCACTGCTGAGGACCTGGTCGCTGGGCGGTGTCGCTGCAGCAGACCAGGCGATGTTTGATATCGCCATGCCCTTGTTTGAACGCGAAGACACCCAAGTGGGGCTGAATTCAGCAGTGGAAGCTCTTAAGGAGGGAAGGCCGCGGCCCGTGTTGGAATTTCAAGGCCGCTGAGGCCTTTAAGCTAGTGGTTGGCCAGGTGCCCTAGAAGCTGGCGAAAGAGGATGCAGTGAGCTACTGGAACGCGACGCAGCGCTATGACATGGAAAGTGCTCCTGGCGGGCTCGGTTTTGTGCATGACCTGCTCAACACGAAATCCGCTGGAAAGCCGCGAAGGTCCGACTTATTGCTTGACCTTGGGCTCGCTCAGGCCTGGGTGGATGCCGGGCTGAAACAGTGGGCACTGGCAACCGGCAGGCGCTATGTCGAAGTCAAACTTACCGAACGCGACCTGGAACATCTGCGGTACTTTCGTGACGAACTTGCCAGCACGCTAAACGCCGAAGGGGACCCTGACGCCGTCGTCAGTTCCGACGTCGACGCCCTGCCCACAGTCTGGACAACCGCCACGTCCCTGAAGCTCAAATCCAATGGAATGGTTCAGGCAGAACCGCAGGGGGCGGGAGCCGGACACATTGAATCCCTGGCCATGACAGAGATTTTCCAGGCCCAACTCGCGGGAACCTGGCACCGGCTCAAACTATGCCGCAGCGAAAAATGCCGGGTTGCGTTCTTTGACCGTTCACGCAATAACAGCGGCGTTTGGCATGACGTGAAAATCTGCGGTAACCCGGCGAATCTCCGAGCGCACCGGGCGCGAAAACATGAATCAAAGCTCGTGAATTGACCCCATCCCCGTTCGTGGATGAGCAAGCTGGCAGGGGGAGGTCTATTCGCTGACCGGGCTATCAATCCCATCAAAGGACCTCAATGCAAGCCTTACCTCCGGACAATTCTGACCGAATCGCCGAGTACGCACATTCCGATAGGTTGGTCACCGCCGAATGGCTTGTGCAGCACATGGCTGATGACAGGCTGGTCATCGTGGAGTCTGACGAGGACCCGCTGCTGTATGAAGTGGGCCATATACCGTCGGCAGTGAAAATTGATTGGCATACGGACCTGAACGACCAGGTGATGCGCGACTATTTGACGGGCCAGGAATTTGCCAATCTGATGACGTCCCGCGGTATTTCACGGGACAGCACCGTTGTCATTTATGGTGACAAGCACAACTGGTGGGCCGCCTATACCCTCTGGGTATTCAGTCTCTTTGGCCATCCTGCCGTCCGCTTGCTCGACGGCGGGCGTGAAAAGTGGATCTCCGAAGGACGTCCTCTCGAGACCGCGCCGGCGCCCGCCCGGACCGCAACGCCGTATCCGGTGGTCACGCGCGACGACGCGTCCATCCGGGCGTTTAAGAATGACGTCCAGGAACACATCGGGCTACCCCTGATAGACATCCGCAGCCCTGAGGAATACACGGGTGAGCGCACGTCAATTCCCGATTACCCGCAGGAGGGCGTCCTTCGCGGCGGTCATATCCCTGGGGCGCGCAATGTCCCGTGGGCGCGGGCTGTTTCCGACGACGGGACGTTCCGGCCGCGGAGGGAACTCGAGGAGATCTACTTCAACGAAGTAGGCCTGCGAGCCGACGATGAAGTCATCACCTACTGCCGCATTGGCGAGCGTTCAAGCCATTCGTGGTTCGCCCTGACGTTCCTGCTGGGCATGGACAGGGTGAGGAACTACGACGGCTCATGGACCGAATGGGGCAATGCTGTTCGGGCTCCGATAGCGGTAGGTTTAGAAGATCCTGTTTGGGTGAGTAGTCCGGTTACCGTCTCTCCGGAGCCATAGATGGCCGATCTACCCCCCCGCACCTCCAGCCTCGGCACCGTAACTGACTCAGTAGCCTCGGCACCGTAACTGACTAAGTAGCCTGGTGCCAGGAGTCACCAGCAGCCCTCCGTTACCTTTTTTCGTAGCCCGGGTCCGGTTGCAGCATAAGGGTGTGTGGCCGGTCGGTCCCGGCATGGTTTCTGCCCCCAGTCGTTCATGAGCCGGGGGTGTAGTCACCGGACAGACCCTAGTCAGGCGGTTGTATGTCCAAAAGCTCATGAGATGGGTGAAGGAAGGAGGTGTAGCCACATGAACGCATTCACTGTTGGATGGTTCTGCCGGTCACTGGGGCTCAGTCGCGCGCGGGAGGCATCACGCCGAACGTGGGACGGCGCGAACCCGTCAGTCGTCCCAATTTTGCCAGCGCAAAGACAAAACCGCGTTCCCTCAACTGGGGGCGCGGTTTGCGTTGCGGTCTGCGCAAGACGGCGAAATCGGAGTGTGGACAATGTCCACACTTTGGGCCTCGGACTGGGTCGTACAGAGGTCGGATCGGGTCGGATTGCCTTTGTTTCCGCGAGATCCCAGTGTTTGCAAGGGCTTTAGTCCGGTTCGAGTCCCACCTCGGGCACGTGTTTTCCCCCAGGCTGGGGGCCTTTTTGGGGCCTCCAGCCTGTGTACGCTGCACACACAGTGCCGGCGGTGGCTCGGAACGTGTCCTCGCCGCGCTATATGCAGTTGTGGCTGGCCGTTCTTGTGGCCGGGTCGATCCTCTCTTTGGGCGGGCAGTCTGCCCGTTCTATCTGTTCATGGCTAGATCAAGCCGGGGCGACATGACTGCGCAGGTTAGTGGGGGAGCGGTGCTCCGCTGAGTTCTCGTTTTCTTCATACCTGTTCATTTCCGTAGGGCCGGGTGGCCACATGACAAAGCCGCTGCATAGGTAGATCCGAGTGAGGGGCGACTCTAGCAGTTGCGACTTTATAGATTGAAGGCACGCCAGGCTGTACCGAAAGTCGTTTCCGAACGCGGGGCAGTGAACTGACTTTTGGAACAACTTTTGGGACGCTGAAGTTACGCGGATTTCGTCAAGAGAGGGCTGGGGAGTGGCCTCGGAGCGCGTTGTCCCGGTTCCGAGAAAGTGGGACGCTGAGGAGAGGACCGGTTGGGGGCGGACGTGTTTTCAGGGCACTGGTCCCCAGCCGTTGCTTGGGCAGGGGGTAGACGCACCGAGGGCGGTCGGGGTCTTAGGGGCCGGGGAAGGGCAGACCCGATATCCAGATCTTCCAAAACCCAGGACAGGATGCGTTGGAGGCTCGTCTCGATGGCCTGCCTGGTTCAGCTCGCTTTTGCCGTGGTCGCTTCGGCTTCGGTGGGATGGTTCTACATGCCAGCTTTAGCCGCCGGATTGGTCGGAATGCATCCCTCGGCCACGAAGCCCAACTTCCAGGAAACTTGGGAGCTGAGCCTGCCTGACGAGCCATATGCTCAAAGCGTCGGGAGCGCATTAGCCACAAGGCCAGGAGTGATAGCCGAATCATGGCCGGGAGCCAGCGGCGAGAGGTCTGGACCGCCACAGGATTAGAGCCTGACCTGCAGTGGGAACCGACATCAGTGCATCTGTGGTAAGTGACGGTGGCCCCTTTTCCGTATGGTCCCAGCAGATGAGGCATCAGATTCCGGAGACCGCGCCCGCGCAAAGTACAAACGTTGTACCGTGCCCTGCTACCAACGTTGTACCCTGTCATCAGGGCGATTCCGTGCCCTTTGCGCAGGGAAAGGAGCGGCCATGCCTGTCACCATCCGCGACGTCGCCAGGGTCAGCGGTTTTTCCATCAAGACGGTGTCCAACGTCATCAATGGGCACCCGCAGCTGCGCGCAGAAACGCGGGCACGGGTCCAGGAAGCCATCGACCAGCTGGGTTACAGGCCCAACCTCTCCGCAAGGAACCTCAGGTCCGGACGCACTGGAGTCATCGGCCTCATCATCCCCGATCTCACCACGGCCTATTTTGCCGAACTCGCCGACGCCGTCATGCGTGCCGCTGCCGCCAAGGGAATCGCTGTCCTCATTGAACCCATCGGCAGCGGTCGCGAAAACGAGCTGGCCGCCCTTCGCGGCCAACACCGGCACATGGTGGACGGCATCATCTACAGCTCCCTGACCTTGGGATCTGCGGACACTGAAATCCTGAAGGGTGTGGATACCCCGCTGGTTGTCCTGGGTGATACATCCTT contains:
- a CDS encoding thiolase family protein, with the protein product MAGSFIYDGIRTPFGKFGKSLAGIRPDDLASHVIREVVDRQPGLEAHRIDEVILGNANGAGEDNRNVARMSALLAGLPTSVPGVTVNRLCGSGLEAAIQASRAVEIGDADLVVAGGVESMSRAPWILAKPERAFPAGPETLHSSTLGWRMVNPRMNQAWTISNGETAENLADKFDISRTEQDQFAVRSHRLAAKAWSEGIYDDEVVPHPDSQLLTDEGVRPTTSGEALAGLAPAFRDGGSVTAGNSSPLNDGAAAMLIGREGALETEPLARIVSRGVAGNDPDIFGIAPVEAANQALARAGKTWADVDVVELNEAFAAQSLACLRLWPDLDPEKVNIHGGALALGHPLGASGSRILIHLARELKRRGGGVGVAAICIGVGQGLAVVLER
- a CDS encoding flavin reductase family protein, coding for MIINSADLDATDSYKLLIGSIIPRAIAWVSTISPEGVANLAPISFFTAVGRKPPMVSISLQPRSDGKTLKDTFVNIRETGNFVVNVATLPQAHALHSSAFEFPSGVDEFEAVGLEKEASQAVTAPRIKDAPIAMECIVNRIIPVGDMNDHVVWGEVVRFHVKDELYLERGRIDTAAVAAVGRLAAEYTLVENVFTTPLEDELLKSKHKQRMARLDGQPDDWSPINTAAWSPSGSTLTKEQ
- a CDS encoding alpha/beta fold hydrolase, with protein sequence MTTVIEQLQEQDPSLTTTGSGDVAVLFIHGFLDDQSVWDDVVSELAAADAQLLRLDLAGMGDRSGDEGPYSLQRYADDVARVVAGLDKPVVLVAQSMGTLVAELVGVRHPDKVLGAVFVTPVPLAGTHLPEEAVSSFRKLGGDVEAQRGVRMYLGGGLDEFGLDKLTYIGSRIRPEVVTHLVDCWNEGIPDAPEKSEFSSPVLIIRGEADGFATAELVSSAVAPRFQHVKEEVLSGAGHWPHVQQPQNVAGLIGRFLQEISEGSAAAPGGAGAQGWINAFASKSADDFGEAFHRDVVLEASVIRSPITGRENVKTVMSAASSIYESLEFTQQTINGQRTYLEWQATAFGGLKLYGVTILTKDENGQIVSAAIHHRPLDAALRFSAELGKRIGKAVGESRFYSAD
- a CDS encoding enoyl-CoA hydratase/isomerase family protein, which gives rise to MTHLTFTVQDQIATIVLDNPPQNRIDLQMADELSEAITAIGSSDARVVIVRSEGADFSFGGDIMTWPGAETRELRALFERYMSVFNQLELLPMPVIAEVQGLCFGGGFELALRADLIFAAESAEFGHPEQTLGIVTLLGGIYRVAERAGKARAAEWAMTSEKVPASEMSRAGVVNRVVSEDKLREEVLAFAQRIATGATRAYAAHKALLRTWSLGGVAAADQAMFDIAMPLFEREDTQVGLNSAVEALKEGRPRPVLEFQGR
- a CDS encoding CGNR zinc finger domain-containing protein — translated: MSYWNATQRYDMESAPGGLGFVHDLLNTKSAGKPRRSDLLLDLGLAQAWVDAGLKQWALATGRRYVEVKLTERDLEHLRYFRDELASTLNAEGDPDAVVSSDVDALPTVWTTATSLKLKSNGMVQAEPQGAGAGHIESLAMTEIFQAQLAGTWHRLKLCRSEKCRVAFFDRSRNNSGVWHDVKICGNPANLRAHRARKHESKLVN
- a CDS encoding sulfurtransferase — its product is MQALPPDNSDRIAEYAHSDRLVTAEWLVQHMADDRLVIVESDEDPLLYEVGHIPSAVKIDWHTDLNDQVMRDYLTGQEFANLMTSRGISRDSTVVIYGDKHNWWAAYTLWVFSLFGHPAVRLLDGGREKWISEGRPLETAPAPARTATPYPVVTRDDASIRAFKNDVQEHIGLPLIDIRSPEEYTGERTSIPDYPQEGVLRGGHIPGARNVPWARAVSDDGTFRPRRELEEIYFNEVGLRADDEVITYCRIGERSSHSWFALTFLLGMDRVRNYDGSWTEWGNAVRAPIAVGLEDPVWVSSPVTVSPEP